One Sodalinema gerasimenkoae IPPAS B-353 DNA segment encodes these proteins:
- a CDS encoding Tab2/Atab2 family RNA-binding protein, giving the protein MSVWELDFFRRPLRNEEGEVLWELLGCDRPFEFRFQRWCPQSQASSDWLVQQLQSLDRPLPQVLATFRPESLSLIQEAARKLGITAVATRRTDTLKRWLLDRVAVYQELPGYTSDAYQPLAVPRPAPVPVANHLWGDRWRFATLPVAELDSFAAHPMRVRSLPPDLHPLRLGLASTQSLPGLIIDGGRKSLQLAQWLESITPVAVNYIPGAPDGLILEAGLADRWVLATFDDAEVQAAARLYYQRQKDAKGLHFLVIEPDDSGHTYTGLWLLQPA; this is encoded by the coding sequence ATGTCTGTTTGGGAACTCGATTTTTTTCGTCGTCCTCTGCGTAATGAAGAGGGAGAGGTGTTATGGGAGTTATTGGGGTGCGATCGCCCCTTTGAGTTTCGCTTTCAACGTTGGTGTCCGCAATCCCAAGCGAGTTCGGATTGGCTTGTGCAGCAGTTGCAGAGTCTCGATCGCCCTCTTCCCCAGGTCTTGGCCACGTTCCGGCCCGAATCCCTAAGTTTAATTCAGGAGGCGGCCCGGAAACTGGGAATCACGGCAGTGGCGACGCGACGGACGGACACCCTCAAACGCTGGCTGTTAGATCGGGTGGCGGTGTATCAGGAGTTACCGGGGTATACCTCCGATGCCTATCAACCTCTGGCAGTTCCTCGTCCGGCCCCGGTTCCGGTGGCGAACCACTTATGGGGCGATCGCTGGCGGTTTGCAACGCTCCCGGTGGCGGAGTTAGATAGTTTTGCGGCCCATCCGATGCGGGTGCGATCGCTCCCCCCGGATCTCCATCCCCTTCGCCTTGGCTTAGCCTCAACTCAATCCCTCCCTGGACTGATTATTGACGGGGGACGCAAATCTCTACAGTTGGCGCAATGGCTTGAGAGTATCACGCCTGTGGCGGTCAATTATATTCCTGGGGCCCCAGATGGTCTAATTTTAGAAGCGGGATTAGCCGATCGTTGGGTTCTGGCGACTTTCGATGATGCAGAAGTCCAAGCAGCAGCGCGACTCTACTATCAACGCCAAAAAGACGCGAAAGGACTCCATTTTTTGGTTATCGAGCCGGATGACTCGGGACACACGTATACAGGACTCTGGCTACTACAACCGGCGTAG